The following DNA comes from Ignavibacteriales bacterium.
GGATAAATACGGTGTTTCATGGCAGATTGTTCCTTCTATTTTAATTAAGATGCTGGGCGATCCGGATCCGGAAAAAGTAAAACGAGTTGCATCAGTCATGCTTCAAATGATAAAACTGGATATAAATATTTTGCAGAAAGCTTATGAAGAATCTTAAGTGTAGTTTAAGATTTTTTCATTTCACTGGAGAATTAAACAAATTATTAAAAGTAAATTCGAAAGGAATAAGGTGTTGCTATGGCAGAGAATAAAACAAAACCAACCGCTAATAGTGTAACTGCATTTCTCAATCAAATAAAAGATTTAACTTTACGTGAAGATTGCTTTAAAATAATCGACATGATGGAATCGGTTTCCAAATTGAAACCGGTTATGTGGGGAAGTTCAATAGTTGGTTTTGGACTTTACCATTATGTTTACGAAAGTGGGCGCGAAGGTGATACGGTTGTGCTTGGTTTTTCTCCAAGGAAACAGAATATTTCTTTATATCTAATGGGCGGCTTGGAACCATTAAAAAATGAGCTGGAAAAACTCGGTAAGCACAAAACCGGTAAGGCA
Coding sequences within:
- a CDS encoding DUF1801 domain-containing protein, producing MAENKTKPTANSVTAFLNQIKDLTLREDCFKIIDMMESVSKLKPVMWGSSIVGFGLYHYVYESGREGDTVVLGFSPRKQNISLYLMGGLEPLKNELEKLGKHKTGKACLYIKSLNEINTPVLNKMISKAWKNRKKD